GTCGTACGTCTTGTCGGAACCAAAGAAACCCTCGGCGCGCGTCTGCCTTTCGGGGATAACCTGGTACGCCGATCTCGGTGCGGCCGACTCCTCCGTCTCGTAGCCGCGCCGCGTCTTGCGCAGGTCGAATTCGCCCGCCATGCTGGTCTCGACAGGCGCCTCGCCGGGATGCATGCTGCTGGCGTAGCCGGAGGGGTGTCCGGCGTCGAATTGGCTGATGGAGGTCTCAGTGCCGCCGGGCGGAATGTCGtggtcctcttcctcttcatcctcatcctcttcctcgtcggactcttcttcatctgaTTCTTCGGCGGGAGGCTGGAGCTCACCCCATAGTGTGCGCTCAACAGGCTCGCCACCGAAACCAGTGGCCGCCGGTCCTTGTGTCTGGGGTTGTTGGAAGGGAGCGGCGGCGCCTCGTTGACCGGGGGCCATGATGCCGAAAATGTCACCGCCGTATAGGGGACGGTTGTACTCGTCTAGAGGGGGCTTGCCCCATTGACCGGGTTGGAAGCCCCATTCCGCACCCGGTGGTAGCGGGGCGTTGAGGCCAGGGATCTTGAGGGTGGGAtaggatggaggaggaccgACACGCTGTTGCTGGAGAAGCCATGGAGGGGGGAAGCCGGGCTGCATGCCTAGCGCTTCCCTTAACGCATCGCTAATCTCGCCGGCGCGGAATACCTTATAATCTGCCTCCCACTCCTTGCCCTCGTAATAGACGTCGCCAAATCTGGTAAGGTCTGGTTTCGTTTGGTGGCGGAAGAAGGCGTCGTAGAGCTTTTGGTAGTCAATATCGAGTTTGCCCATCTTCGGTTGCACACGCTCGCGCTGTTTCTGCTTGAGAGTCTGCTCTGCTTGCTTCTCGAGGACGGCATCGCGCATCTCTGTGATGCCGGTCTCGGCGATGAACTTTGGAAGCTTGAAGGGCGGCTTCTCGATACCACGCTTGCTCGAAAGATATTCCCGCTTGAGGGACCAATGGCTGGGTACGGGAACGATGTTCCTTTGAGCTTTGATCTGAACAAGCAAGCGGGGATCGGATGATGAGACGTCTTGCCACTCAACCACCTCCGGATTCCTGACCAACGCCTTCAGCTCCGCAATAGAGAGCTTGTTCAgcttcttgcgcttcttcttggataGTTTGCctgcatcctcctcctcgctgggAATCTCATCGTCTTGGTCGAAGAAAACCTCTCCCTTGTTGCCCGCATTTGCTTCCCTCGCCacatcgtcctcatccagGCTCATACCAAACTTCTCGAAGATGTTCTTGTAGGCTGCGAAGGCGGGATCCTCATCGAAAGCAGAAAGCTCGACACCGACTTGATCATCGACGGGGCCATCGACCTCGATCTTCTGGGGTGAATCTTCCTTCTTAACTTCAGAATCTGATGGTGTGGTTTCGTTCTTCACGGTTGTATCTTCCTTAGCGTCTACTGTCGCCTCGCCGTTCGTGGTTTCGGTTTCGGGCGCCTTGGTGCCATTCTGTATCACGTTAGCAAATGGACATGATGGGCGACAGGTTCTAAGACGTACCTCAGTCTGGGCTTTCTtctgttccttcttcttggcccgGCGCATTTGGTTCTTGGTCATCTTGGTGGCCGCCATCTTGACCAGCGATTGAGAGCTGGATGCTCCCGTGTGTGTCTGATTGATTGTGATGATTTGCTGATGAACCCAAAACTCAGATTAAGGCCGTCAATGTACAAATGGCTGTGGTTGGGTTTCTCTTCGAGTGGGCAAATGATAGTGACGAGGATGTGGTGATACTAGGTAGCAGCAAAGTGGTGGACCGGCCTCGAAGTCCACTCGCTGCAAGGCGTCGCGAAGTGGAATGCGCGTGCTCCAAAAGTTTCGAGCTCCAAGCACTGTGAACCAAACGGTACGTAGTACGTATGGCGATTTGCCTGCCGATTTAGTAGCTGATTGCGGCGCTACAGCACTAGTATCCAGGCAGCCTGGAACAGTGTGGCTGGTGGTGACCTTAAGAGTCCTCTCTTTTGAGGCTGAACAGATGCCAAATATGGCGTAGCAAGTGCTGCCGTTGGTCGACCCCTGACTGACTGCTCCCCTGACATTAGAGGTGGCGGTTCGTAGGGTTTGTCCTTGCCCATGGAAGCATTCCAGAGCGGGATTGGAGCGCCAAGAACGAGGACGACTGCACCTTATTCTTATCTGTAAGCGCCTGGATCGCATCTGACCAAGGGGAGGGAAATGTTACAGAAAGTAAGTACTTTGAGGTTTTGGTCTGGAACTTTGATGTTGGTTGTATAACGCCATCTGCCATAATCTTAATACCTTTACACGAGTTACACCAGATTCTCTGTACATCATAGCTGCGCATAACTTACTCTGCTCGTACACCATCTGTTAATTCCACCAAGTTCTCGAGACCGACCAAAGCGGCCATGATCAGCGTCATCCTGTGATAGACTCCAGCAGCGCGAAACATCCAGGTCAGGAACGGAATTCGACTCCCCGCCGACGGCTTTCACCATCACAATTCCCTCCTTGGAAAattctcccccctcctctgtCTATCCGGGTGTTGCCAACGCGCAATTGGACGATTGCCATGGCGCAATATACAGCATCGACTGGCTCGTCCTTGAGAGCCTCGCCAAACCTCCGACAACACCATGCCGACACCAGCGCGGCCCCAGATACCACCGAAAAGTTCCCCGACTTCGATACCTCACAAACAACGAACGGCTATCCCAGCGGAAACGGCCGGTCTACGAATGCCGGTTCTAATGCGCCCTCGGATCAATGGCGACCGAGAAGGGAAAGCAAAGTGACATGGGCTCCTAGAGACTCCCCAGGGCCCGTAAACGCCTACTCCCATGGCCGTGGTCATTCTAGGCAAACGAGCATTAGCAATGCGATACACCGGATGCGCTCGGGGAGTATGAGCCAGAATGCTCATGAGATTGCGGAAGCACTTCGTGCGCCTGTATCCTACAAACTAATAGTACGAACATTTGCCCCAACGGCCATTCCTCTGTGCAAAGCTaacctcttctcctcttctctatAGGGGCTCTGTATGATGTGGTACTGGTCCTCGGCGCTGACCAACACCTCTTCCAAATCGATCCTCACGACCTTTGACAAACCCGCGACCCTCACGCTGATCCAATTCGCCTTCGTTTGTTCCTACTGCCTCCTAGCCTCCTGGTTAGCTTCGACGTTTCCCAAGCTGCGCACCGCCGTGCCCGCACTCAAACACCCGATTCGCAAGCCCTCGCGCGATGTCATTGTCA
The Neurospora crassa OR74A linkage group II, whole genome shotgun sequence DNA segment above includes these coding regions:
- a CDS encoding splicing factor 3b, with product MAATKMTKNQMRRAKKKEQKKAQTENGTKAPETETTNGEATVDAKEDTTVKNETTPSDSEVKKEDSPQKIEVDGPVDDQVGVELSAFDEDPAFAAYKNIFEKFGMSLDEDDVAREANAGNKGEVFFDQDDEIPSEEEDAGKLSKKKRKKLNKLSIAELKALVRNPEVVEWQDVSSSDPRLLVQIKAQRNIVPVPSHWSLKREYLSSKRGIEKPPFKLPKFIAETGITEMRDAVLEKQAEQTLKQKQRERVQPKMGKLDIDYQKLYDAFFRHQTKPDLTRFGDVYYEGKEWEADYKVFRAGEISDALREALGMQPGFPPPWLLQQQRVGPPPSYPTLKIPGLNAPLPPGAEWGFQPGQWGKPPLDEYNRPLYGGDIFGIMAPGQRGAAAPFQQPQTQGPAATGFGGEPVERTLWGELQPPAEESDEEESDEEEDEDEEEEDHDIPPGGTETSISQFDAGHPSGYASSMHPGEAPVETSMAGEFDLRKTRRGYETEESAAPRSAYQVIPERQTRAEGFFGSDKTYDLASGRPGAGPGSSVPVLGRDDDDSRKRKKPGDVEVALDPDLLAAQAGLSKEELRKRYEAGRKEEGPGAQWASSYDEDLSDMIAQESRKRQRREEERREERRGGRR